In Thermus antranikianii DSM 12462, one DNA window encodes the following:
- the nifJ gene encoding pyruvate:ferredoxin (flavodoxin) oxidoreductase: protein MRPITVDGNEAVARVAYRLSEVIAIYPITPSSPMAELSDEWAAKGEPNLFGLVPRVVEMQSEGGAAGALHGALQEGVLATTFTASQGLLLMIPDMYKIAGQALPGVIHVAARALATHALSIFGDHQDLYAVRPTGWAILVSDSVQAAQDLAALAHITALKASLPVLHAMDGFRTSHEVQKIVPLSDRELKALFPFGALEAYRRRALTPEAPVIRGTAQNPDHYFQNREAINPYYLRLPQVVAETMEQFAQVTGRRYAPYEYFGHPEAERVVVVMGSASLAVEEAVEYLLRQGERVGMVRVRLYRPFHGEAFLASMPQTVKKVAILDRGKEPGAVGEPLFQEVAAAFALRGGEVPVLVGGRYGLSSKEFTPAMALGVFEELKKEKPRHGFTVGIVDDVTGTSLSYPQVDFEDPASVRAVFFALGADGTVSANKNTIKIIGEETPLYAQGYFVYDSKKSGSRTVSHLRFGPNPLNKPYLVQKASFVGIHQWSFLERLPMLEVAEEGATVLINSPYPKEEVWDRLPRPVQEEILRKNLKVYVVNAYELARRVGLPGRINTIMQAAFFKLSGVLPEEEAKARIKKGIEKSYGKRGRSVLERNFRAVELGFEAVEPLPIPGRITSEKELVPPMVDHPPAFVREVLGPIALGLGDALPVSAFPPDGTYPTGTARYEKRGIAEFIPTWDPQVCVQCGKCVLVCPHAVIRAKVVPEEALAQAPEGFPHRKAMWKELTGEFTLAISPDDCTGCSLCVEVCPAKDKQNPSRKALNLAPRLEVREAMNRHWDFFLSLPETPRAGLKLHTVKDVQLLEPLFEFPGACAGCGETPYLRLLTQLFGDRLVVANATGCSSIYGGNLPTTPWSKNKEGRGPAWANSLFEDNAEFGLGMRLALDKKAEYARELLKDFRQILGEELVERLLAETGPEEVEKRRQDVALLREKLKDLADPRAKDLLAVADALIPHSVWIVGGDGWAYDIGYGGLDHVLASGANVKVLVLDTEVYSNTGGQASKATGLGAVAKFAAAGKPTPKKDLAFMAMSYGHVYVAQVAMGASDAHTLKAFLEAEAHKGPALIIAYSHCIAHGIDMAKGMEHQRLAERTGYWPLFRYIPGQGLILDSKPPTLPLREYLYAENRYRLLLQTHPEGAEAFLKLAEEAVRERWERLSRMAAKGVVPS from the coding sequence ATGCGCCCCATCACCGTGGACGGCAACGAGGCGGTGGCCCGGGTAGCCTACCGCCTGAGCGAGGTGATCGCCATCTATCCCATTACCCCTTCCAGCCCCATGGCGGAACTTTCCGACGAGTGGGCGGCCAAGGGGGAGCCCAATCTGTTCGGGTTGGTGCCCCGAGTGGTGGAGATGCAGTCCGAGGGGGGCGCGGCGGGGGCCCTGCACGGAGCCCTCCAGGAGGGTGTGCTGGCCACCACCTTCACCGCCAGCCAGGGCCTCCTGCTCATGATCCCCGACATGTACAAGATCGCCGGCCAGGCCCTTCCAGGGGTCATCCACGTGGCGGCCCGGGCTTTGGCCACCCATGCCCTGTCCATCTTCGGGGATCATCAGGACCTCTATGCGGTGCGGCCCACAGGGTGGGCGATCTTGGTGTCGGACTCCGTGCAGGCGGCCCAGGACTTGGCGGCCCTGGCCCACATCACCGCCCTGAAGGCAAGCCTGCCCGTGCTTCACGCTATGGATGGCTTCCGCACCTCCCACGAGGTGCAGAAGATCGTGCCCCTTTCCGACCGGGAGCTTAAGGCCCTCTTTCCCTTCGGGGCCCTCGAGGCCTACCGGCGGCGTGCCCTGACCCCCGAGGCCCCGGTGATCCGCGGCACCGCGCAAAACCCCGACCACTACTTCCAGAACCGGGAGGCCATCAACCCCTACTACCTGCGCCTGCCCCAGGTGGTGGCCGAAACCATGGAGCAGTTTGCCCAGGTGACGGGGCGCCGCTACGCCCCCTACGAGTACTTCGGCCACCCGGAGGCGGAGCGGGTGGTGGTGGTCATGGGCTCGGCCTCCTTGGCGGTGGAGGAGGCGGTGGAGTACCTCCTGAGGCAAGGGGAAAGGGTGGGGATGGTGCGGGTGCGCCTTTACCGCCCCTTCCACGGGGAGGCCTTTCTCGCCTCCATGCCCCAGACCGTGAAGAAGGTGGCCATCCTGGACCGGGGCAAGGAGCCCGGGGCCGTGGGAGAGCCCCTCTTCCAGGAGGTGGCGGCGGCCTTTGCCCTTAGGGGCGGGGAGGTTCCGGTTCTGGTGGGAGGGAGGTACGGGCTTTCCTCCAAGGAGTTTACCCCGGCCATGGCCCTGGGGGTTTTTGAGGAACTCAAGAAGGAGAAGCCCCGGCACGGCTTCACCGTGGGGATCGTGGACGATGTGACGGGCACAAGCCTTTCCTACCCCCAAGTGGACTTTGAGGACCCGGCCTCGGTGCGGGCGGTCTTCTTCGCCCTGGGGGCCGACGGGACCGTGAGCGCCAACAAGAACACCATCAAGATCATCGGGGAGGAGACCCCCCTTTACGCCCAAGGGTACTTCGTCTACGACTCCAAGAAGTCGGGCTCCCGCACGGTAAGCCACCTGCGCTTTGGGCCAAATCCCCTCAACAAGCCCTACCTGGTGCAGAAAGCCAGCTTCGTGGGCATCCACCAGTGGAGCTTCTTGGAGCGCCTTCCCATGCTGGAGGTGGCGGAGGAGGGGGCCACGGTCCTCATCAACAGCCCCTACCCTAAGGAAGAGGTTTGGGACCGCTTGCCCAGGCCTGTTCAGGAGGAGATCCTGAGGAAAAACCTCAAGGTCTACGTGGTCAACGCCTACGAGTTGGCCAGGCGGGTGGGCCTTCCCGGGCGTATCAACACCATCATGCAGGCGGCCTTCTTCAAGCTTTCCGGGGTCTTACCCGAGGAGGAGGCCAAGGCCCGCATCAAGAAGGGCATCGAGAAAAGCTACGGCAAGCGGGGCCGATCGGTGCTGGAAAGGAACTTCCGGGCGGTGGAGCTGGGTTTTGAGGCGGTGGAGCCCCTGCCCATACCCGGAAGGATCACCTCGGAAAAGGAACTGGTGCCCCCTATGGTGGACCACCCGCCTGCCTTTGTGCGGGAGGTGCTGGGGCCCATTGCCCTGGGGTTGGGAGATGCCTTGCCGGTTTCCGCCTTTCCCCCGGATGGAACCTACCCCACGGGGACGGCCAGGTACGAGAAGCGGGGCATCGCGGAGTTCATCCCCACCTGGGATCCCCAGGTGTGCGTGCAGTGCGGCAAGTGCGTCCTGGTCTGCCCCCATGCGGTGATCCGGGCCAAGGTGGTGCCGGAGGAGGCCTTGGCCCAGGCTCCCGAAGGTTTCCCCCACCGCAAGGCCATGTGGAAGGAACTCACTGGGGAGTTTACCCTGGCCATCAGCCCCGACGACTGCACGGGTTGCTCCCTTTGCGTGGAGGTCTGCCCCGCCAAGGACAAGCAGAACCCGAGCCGCAAGGCCTTGAACCTGGCACCCCGCCTCGAGGTGCGGGAGGCCATGAACCGGCACTGGGACTTCTTCCTCTCCTTGCCGGAAACCCCCAGGGCCGGCCTTAAGCTCCACACCGTGAAGGATGTGCAGCTTCTGGAGCCTTTGTTCGAGTTCCCCGGGGCCTGCGCGGGGTGCGGGGAAACCCCTTACCTGAGGCTACTAACCCAGCTCTTCGGCGACCGCCTCGTCGTGGCCAACGCCACCGGGTGCAGCTCCATCTACGGGGGAAACCTTCCCACAACCCCCTGGAGCAAGAACAAGGAGGGGCGGGGTCCCGCCTGGGCCAACTCCCTTTTCGAGGACAACGCTGAGTTCGGCCTCGGCATGCGCCTGGCCTTGGACAAGAAGGCGGAGTACGCCCGGGAGTTGCTTAAGGATTTCCGTCAGATCCTGGGGGAGGAGCTGGTGGAGAGGCTCCTTGCGGAAACGGGGCCGGAGGAGGTGGAGAAGAGGCGGCAGGATGTGGCCCTCCTACGGGAAAAGCTCAAGGACCTGGCGGATCCCAGGGCCAAGGACCTCCTGGCGGTGGCGGATGCCCTCATCCCCCATTCCGTGTGGATCGTGGGTGGGGATGGCTGGGCCTACGATATCGGCTACGGGGGCCTGGACCACGTGCTGGCCAGCGGGGCCAACGTGAAGGTTTTGGTCCTGGACACGGAGGTCTACTCCAACACAGGGGGACAGGCCTCTAAGGCCACGGGTCTGGGGGCGGTGGCCAAGTTCGCCGCAGCAGGCAAGCCCACCCCCAAGAAGGACCTGGCCTTCATGGCCATGAGCTACGGGCATGTCTACGTGGCCCAGGTGGCCATGGGGGCCAGCGACGCCCATACCCTGAAGGCCTTCCTCGAGGCGGAGGCCCATAAGGGCCCGGCCCTCATCATCGCCTACAGCCACTGCATCGCCCACGGCATCGACATGGCCAAGGGAATGGAGCACCAGAGGCTGGCGGAGCGCACGGGGTACTGGCCCCTCTTCCGCTACATCCCTGGCCAGGGGCTCATCCTGGACTCCAAGCCCCCCACGCTGCCCCTTAGGGAATACCTCTACGCGGAAAACCGCTACCGGCTTCTCCTCCAGACCCACCCCGAGGGGGCCGAGGCCTTCTTAAAGCTGGCGGAGGAGGCGGTGCGGGAAAGGTGGGAAAGGCTTTCCCGCATGGCAGCCAAGGGGGTTGTGCCAAGCTAA
- a CDS encoding aminopeptidase, translating into MSTFQENLEKLADLAIRVGLNLERGQEVIATAPIEAVDFVRLLAEKAYEHGASLFTVLYGDNFLSRKRLSLAPEEGLDKAPAWLYEGMAKAFREGAARLAVSGNDPRALEGLPPERIGRAQQAQSRAYKPALEAITEFATNWTIVPFAHPGWARAVFPDLPEEEAVARLWQAIFQATRVDGPDPVAAWEAHNRSLHEKVAFLNAKRFTALHFQGPGTDLTVGLAEGHLWQGGATPTKKGRICNPNLPTEEVFTAPHRERVEGVVRSTRPLALGGQLVEGIWARFERGYAVEVGAEKGQEVLLKVLSTDEGARRLGEVALVPADNPIARTGLVFFDTLFDENAASHIAFGRAYAETLEGRPTGEEFRKRGANESLVHIDWMIGSMEMQVDGILEDGTRVPLMREGLWVI; encoded by the coding sequence GTGAGCACGTTTCAGGAGAACCTAGAAAAGCTGGCGGATCTGGCCATCCGGGTGGGGCTCAACCTGGAACGAGGGCAGGAGGTCATCGCCACCGCGCCCATCGAGGCAGTGGACTTCGTGCGCCTCCTGGCGGAAAAGGCCTACGAGCATGGGGCGAGCCTCTTCACGGTCCTCTACGGGGATAACTTCCTTTCCCGGAAGCGCCTTTCCCTGGCCCCGGAGGAAGGCCTGGACAAGGCCCCGGCCTGGCTCTACGAGGGTATGGCCAAGGCCTTCCGGGAGGGAGCGGCGCGCCTTGCGGTTTCCGGTAACGATCCAAGAGCCCTAGAAGGCCTTCCCCCGGAGCGCATCGGACGGGCCCAGCAGGCCCAGAGCCGAGCCTACAAGCCGGCCCTCGAGGCCATTACGGAGTTCGCCACCAACTGGACCATCGTCCCCTTCGCCCATCCCGGCTGGGCCAGGGCGGTCTTCCCGGATCTTCCCGAGGAGGAAGCCGTGGCCAGGCTCTGGCAGGCCATCTTCCAGGCCACCCGGGTGGACGGGCCGGATCCCGTGGCCGCCTGGGAGGCCCACAACCGAAGCCTTCACGAAAAGGTGGCCTTTCTGAACGCCAAGCGCTTTACCGCCCTCCACTTCCAGGGGCCAGGCACGGACCTGACGGTGGGACTTGCGGAAGGCCACCTGTGGCAAGGCGGGGCCACCCCCACCAAAAAGGGGCGCATCTGCAACCCCAATCTGCCCACGGAGGAGGTCTTCACCGCCCCCCACCGGGAGCGGGTGGAAGGGGTGGTGCGCTCAACCCGGCCCCTGGCCCTGGGAGGCCAGTTGGTGGAGGGCATCTGGGCCCGGTTTGAGCGGGGGTATGCGGTGGAGGTAGGGGCGGAAAAAGGCCAGGAGGTCCTCCTCAAGGTCCTCTCCACCGACGAGGGAGCCCGCAGGCTTGGAGAAGTGGCCCTGGTACCCGCCGACAACCCCATCGCCCGAACGGGCTTGGTCTTCTTCGACACCCTTTTTGACGAGAACGCCGCCAGCCACATCGCCTTTGGGCGGGCGTATGCGGAGACCCTCGAGGGGCGCCCCACCGGGGAGGAGTTCCGGAAGCGCGGGGCCAACGAAAGCCTGGTGCACATCGACTGGATGATCGGCTCTATGGAGATGCAGGTGGATGGGATTTTGGAGGATGGTACCCGCGTGCCCCTCATGCGCGAGGGGCTTTGGGTGATCTGA
- a CDS encoding O-acetylhomoserine aminocarboxypropyltransferase/cysteine synthase family protein: protein MNYETLAVHAGLPEDPHGAVGLPIYAVAAYGFKTLEEGAERFASGEGYVYARQKDPTGKALEERLKALEGGMEALVFASGQAATFAALFSLLRPGDEVVAAKGLFGQTIGLFQQVLAPMGIRVRYVEPEPDRVREALTERTRAIFVETVANPALVVPDLEGLASLAEEKAIALVVDNTFGAAGALAKPLQWGAHVVVESLTKWASGHGSVLGGAVVVRESRIWQNYPQFLEKDARGQVPWEALGPRCYPERVRTLGLSLMGMALSPFNAYLLFQGLETVALRVRRMSETAHRLAEALRGHPKIQSLRYPGLPQDPAYPMARKYLASGGPMLTLDLGSQEAASRFLRTMPLPKAANLGDARTLLVHPWTTTHSRLSEEGRLQAGVTPGLVRVSVGLEDPEDLVAWFREALEGA, encoded by the coding sequence ATGAACTACGAAACCTTGGCGGTGCATGCGGGGTTACCTGAGGACCCTCATGGGGCGGTGGGGCTTCCCATCTACGCGGTGGCTGCCTACGGCTTTAAGACCCTGGAGGAAGGGGCAGAGCGCTTTGCCAGTGGGGAGGGCTACGTCTACGCCCGGCAGAAGGACCCCACCGGCAAGGCCCTGGAGGAGCGGTTAAAGGCCTTGGAAGGGGGCATGGAGGCCTTGGTCTTTGCCTCGGGCCAGGCGGCCACTTTTGCCGCCCTCTTTTCCCTTCTGCGCCCGGGGGATGAGGTGGTGGCGGCCAAAGGGCTTTTCGGCCAGACCATCGGCCTTTTCCAGCAGGTCTTGGCCCCCATGGGCATAAGGGTGCGCTACGTGGAGCCCGAGCCCGACCGGGTACGGGAAGCCCTCACGGAGAGGACCCGAGCCATCTTCGTGGAAACCGTGGCCAACCCTGCCTTGGTGGTGCCGGACCTCGAGGGCCTGGCCTCTTTAGCGGAGGAAAAGGCCATTGCCCTGGTGGTGGACAACACCTTTGGCGCTGCCGGTGCCCTGGCCAAGCCCCTCCAGTGGGGGGCCCACGTGGTGGTGGAAAGCCTCACCAAATGGGCAAGCGGCCACGGCTCCGTGCTGGGAGGGGCGGTGGTGGTAAGGGAAAGCCGCATCTGGCAAAACTATCCCCAGTTCCTGGAGAAGGATGCCAGGGGCCAGGTTCCCTGGGAGGCCCTGGGACCTCGGTGTTATCCGGAGCGGGTGCGTACCCTGGGGCTATCCCTTATGGGCATGGCCCTTTCCCCCTTCAACGCCTACCTTCTCTTCCAGGGTTTGGAAACCGTGGCCCTGCGGGTGAGGCGCATGAGCGAAACCGCCCATCGCCTGGCCGAGGCCCTAAGGGGCCACCCGAAGATCCAGTCCCTTCGCTACCCCGGCCTGCCCCAGGATCCGGCCTACCCCATGGCCCGGAAGTACTTGGCCTCGGGGGGGCCCATGCTCACCCTGGACCTGGGAAGCCAGGAAGCAGCGAGCCGTTTCCTGAGAACCATGCCCCTGCCCAAGGCCGCCAACCTGGGGGATGCCCGCACCCTTTTGGTGCATCCTTGGACCACCACCCATAGCCGCCTTTCGGAGGAGGGGAGGCTTCAGGCGGGGGTTACCCCGGGGCTGGTGCGGGTTTCCGTGGGGCTGGAGGATCCCGAGGATCTTGTGGCCTGGTTCCGGGAGGCCTTGGAAGGGGCCTAG
- a CDS encoding cation:proton antiporter family protein: MAGILLFAYFSGVLATRLGLPAFLGYLGVGVALGVAGFAGDPLLHLFANLGIYLLLFTVGLGLRPGRLVRKEVWLTGAFQLLLLPVLALALHALGLVQNPLALLVLAVALVNPSTVLLARVLQGKGELAALHGQVALGVSVFLDVVSLTLLILLGFQGVGPSGFLVLAFPLFRPLLARLFHLAQGGELQLLLGLALALLGAELARLLQAPEALGALFMGLGLARYPGAGEMAERLWALRETFLLAFFLRAGLAVGPDGVFAGLLLLLLLLLKPASLFLPLVLQGFRARTAFLVGVGLGTYSEFGVVAAGVLQGLGHLSPQGVGAVALAVGGSFLLGAPLLQKAHALYERWEPWLKRWERPGLHPDEEPHGVLGARWLVVGMGRVGAAAYRFLTGQGEPVVGLDSDPAKVEYHAAKGRRVLYGDAEDPALWEGLDLNGVEGVVLALPDLEARLRATKALRAKGFGGVVGAVSYAQEEDAQLLEAGVDVVFHPLLEAGERLAEKVLQASRA, from the coding sequence ATGGCAGGGATCCTGCTTTTCGCTTATTTTTCTGGGGTGTTGGCTACTCGCCTGGGGCTACCTGCCTTTCTGGGCTATTTAGGTGTTGGGGTGGCCCTGGGGGTTGCGGGGTTTGCGGGAGATCCCCTTCTACACCTCTTTGCGAACCTGGGGATCTACCTTCTGCTGTTTACCGTGGGGCTTGGCCTGCGCCCAGGGCGTTTGGTCCGCAAGGAGGTGTGGCTTACGGGGGCCTTTCAACTCCTCCTGCTTCCCGTCCTGGCCCTGGCCCTGCACGCCCTGGGCTTGGTCCAGAACCCCCTGGCCCTCTTGGTGCTGGCGGTAGCCCTCGTCAACCCCAGCACCGTGCTTCTTGCCCGGGTGCTCCAGGGCAAGGGGGAGCTTGCTGCTCTGCACGGGCAGGTGGCCTTGGGGGTCTCCGTTTTCCTGGACGTGGTTTCCCTGACTCTGCTCATCCTATTGGGGTTTCAGGGGGTGGGGCCTTCCGGGTTTCTGGTCCTGGCCTTTCCCCTATTCCGTCCCCTGCTGGCCCGGCTTTTCCACCTGGCCCAAGGAGGCGAGCTGCAGCTTCTCCTGGGGCTCGCCCTGGCCCTTTTGGGGGCGGAGCTGGCCCGGCTTCTCCAGGCCCCGGAGGCCCTGGGCGCCCTGTTCATGGGGCTCGGCCTTGCCCGCTACCCTGGGGCCGGGGAGATGGCGGAGAGGCTTTGGGCCTTAAGGGAAACCTTTTTGCTGGCCTTTTTCCTGCGGGCAGGGCTGGCGGTGGGACCGGATGGGGTTTTCGCGGGGCTTCTCCTCCTCTTGCTGCTTCTTCTCAAGCCGGCTTCCCTCTTCCTGCCCCTGGTTTTGCAGGGCTTTCGGGCCCGCACCGCCTTTTTGGTGGGGGTAGGCCTGGGCACCTACTCGGAGTTCGGCGTGGTGGCGGCGGGGGTGCTCCAGGGGCTTGGGCACCTCTCCCCCCAGGGGGTGGGGGCGGTGGCCCTGGCCGTGGGCGGCTCCTTCCTCCTGGGGGCCCCCCTTTTGCAGAAGGCCCATGCCCTTTACGAGCGGTGGGAGCCTTGGCTCAAGCGGTGGGAACGCCCGGGCCTGCATCCCGACGAGGAGCCCCATGGGGTCTTGGGGGCCCGGTGGTTGGTGGTGGGGATGGGGCGGGTGGGGGCGGCGGCCTACCGCTTCCTCACGGGACAGGGGGAGCCGGTGGTGGGCCTGGACAGCGACCCGGCCAAGGTGGAGTACCACGCCGCCAAGGGCCGGCGGGTGCTCTACGGGGACGCCGAGGACCCAGCCCTTTGGGAGGGGCTGGACCTGAACGGGGTGGAGGGAGTAGTGCTAGCCCTTCCGGACCTCGAGGCGAGGCTCCGGGCCACGAAGGCCTTGCGGGCCAAGGGTTTCGGGGGGGTAGTGGGGGCGGTGAGCTATGCCCAGGAGGAGGATGCCCAGCTTTTGGAGGCGGGGGTGGATGTGGTTTTCCATCCCCTTCTCGAGGCGGGTGAACGGCTTGCGGAGAAGGTGTTGCAGGCCAGCCGGGCTTAG
- a CDS encoding ABC transporter substrate-binding protein, whose protein sequence is MSCCVDRREVVKGLSGLALGGLTLGQRGQRRIKLAFCSQLLCIIPYEVAARRGYFREEGLEVELVYARGGSQALQFLVGRAVDYAATSLDAALQAYHQGAPILRFASTGRLPLFALAASPKAPEIREIKDLEGRTVGVSALGNADHVLLVYLLKKAGVDPKRVRYATLGPNLYEALKAGHVEAGMIQEPALSLLKEAGGRELVNLMDLKQATAYLGGPYEFMGVAIRREERQARLEEMRAIARALEKALRFIRVAEARLIADTLPKALIAGGDEVRLKAIIERYRKDLYPTGVRIDLEAARRVAESQIEAGLLPPGFKVERLLDLEVLGSA, encoded by the coding sequence ATGAGCTGCTGCGTGGACCGCAGGGAGGTGGTCAAGGGACTCTCCGGCCTCGCCCTAGGAGGACTTACCCTTGGACAACGAGGCCAAAGGCGCATCAAGCTGGCCTTCTGCTCCCAGCTCCTTTGCATCATCCCCTATGAGGTGGCCGCCAGAAGGGGTTACTTCCGAGAGGAAGGATTAGAGGTGGAACTGGTCTATGCCCGCGGGGGGAGCCAGGCTCTGCAGTTTTTGGTGGGCCGGGCAGTGGACTACGCCGCCACCAGCCTGGATGCTGCCTTACAGGCCTATCACCAAGGAGCTCCCATCCTTCGCTTCGCCTCCACGGGGAGGCTCCCCCTTTTCGCCTTGGCCGCAAGCCCCAAGGCCCCGGAGATCCGGGAGATCAAGGACCTCGAGGGGCGGACCGTGGGGGTTTCCGCCCTGGGAAATGCGGACCACGTTCTCCTGGTATACCTGCTGAAAAAGGCCGGGGTAGATCCCAAGCGGGTCCGCTACGCCACCTTGGGTCCCAACCTCTACGAGGCTTTAAAGGCGGGCCACGTGGAGGCCGGCATGATTCAGGAGCCCGCCCTATCCCTTCTTAAGGAGGCAGGGGGTCGGGAACTGGTCAACCTGATGGATCTAAAACAGGCCACGGCCTACCTAGGAGGCCCCTACGAGTTCATGGGGGTAGCCATAAGACGGGAGGAAAGGCAAGCCCGCCTGGAGGAGATGCGGGCCATAGCCAGGGCTTTGGAAAAAGCCTTGCGCTTCATCCGGGTAGCGGAGGCCCGGCTCATCGCCGATACCCTGCCCAAGGCCCTCATCGCTGGCGGGGATGAAGTAAGGCTTAAGGCCATCATCGAGCGCTATCGCAAGGATCTCTACCCCACCGGGGTACGCATCGACCTCGAGGCGGCCCGCCGGGTGGCGGAAAGCCAGATAGAAGCTGGCCTCTTGCCGCCAGGCTTCAAGGTGGAAAGGCTCCTGGACCTGGAGGTGCTGGGTAGTGCTTGA
- a CDS encoding ABC transporter ATP-binding protein translates to MLEVQGISLGYGSTLVLEGVDLRVEAGEFVSLVGPSGSGKSTLLRTIAGLLTPQKGSIRRGCTQEEIGFLFQEDALLPWRTARDNVALGLRIRGWPKEQAWKEAEAWLERLGLEGLGNRFPHQLSGGQRKRVALAQVLVLKPRLLLMDEPFASLDAILRTQVTQDLLALVEEEGITVLLVTHDLEEALSLSDRVYLLSQGPRARIVQEYRLPFPRPRDPIGVKADPRFGTYLQRLWQELKEVSLCAAP, encoded by the coding sequence GTGCTTGAGGTTCAAGGAATCTCCTTAGGCTACGGGTCCACCTTGGTCTTGGAAGGGGTGGACCTGAGGGTGGAAGCGGGAGAATTTGTAAGCCTAGTTGGGCCCTCGGGGAGTGGGAAGAGTACCCTACTCCGAACCATCGCTGGGCTTCTCACCCCCCAAAAGGGATCCATCCGAAGAGGGTGTACTCAAGAGGAAATCGGCTTTCTATTCCAAGAAGACGCCCTCCTACCTTGGCGCACCGCCCGGGATAACGTGGCCCTGGGCCTAAGGATCCGCGGCTGGCCCAAGGAGCAAGCCTGGAAAGAGGCGGAGGCTTGGCTGGAGCGCCTGGGCCTCGAGGGATTAGGCAACCGCTTTCCCCACCAGCTCTCTGGGGGCCAGCGGAAAAGGGTGGCCCTGGCCCAAGTCCTCGTGCTCAAGCCCCGCCTCCTCCTCATGGACGAACCCTTCGCCAGCCTGGACGCCATCCTCCGCACCCAGGTGACCCAGGATCTCTTGGCCCTGGTGGAGGAGGAGGGCATTACGGTGCTTTTGGTCACCCATGACCTAGAGGAGGCCCTAAGCCTCTCCGACCGGGTCTACCTGCTCTCCCAAGGCCCAAGGGCCCGTATCGTCCAGGAGTACCGCCTTCCGTTCCCCAGGCCCCGCGACCCTATAGGGGTGAAGGCGGACCCCCGGTTCGGCACCTACCTGCAAAGGCTCTGGCAGGAACTCAAGGAGGTTTCCCTATGCGCCGCGCCCTAA
- a CDS encoding ABC transporter permease, whose protein sequence is MRRALSLILLLLLWEALAALGLLNPLYAPPPHQVLLTLLALFQEGEIWPHLRATFTAAMLGLGAGILLGGILGLLAAFSPLVSDVLEPVMLLLNAIPRVILAPLFVIWLGIGLASKVALSLVLVAVLIFFAVFGGVKQVDPRLVERVRTLGGNQYWLLKEVYLPSIAAWVLSSLKVAVGFAFTGAVVGEFVAASQGLGYLLSFAQTTYNAKLSLALITLIVAFVLLLFAFFNRLEASLLRWRPQASQGTPG, encoded by the coding sequence ATGCGCCGCGCCCTAAGCCTAATTCTCCTCCTGCTCCTGTGGGAGGCCTTGGCCGCCCTAGGCCTGCTTAATCCCCTCTACGCCCCTCCTCCCCACCAGGTCCTCCTCACCCTCCTGGCGCTCTTCCAAGAAGGAGAGATATGGCCTCATCTACGAGCCACCTTCACCGCGGCCATGTTGGGTCTAGGAGCCGGTATCCTCCTGGGTGGGATCCTGGGTCTCTTGGCCGCCTTCAGCCCACTGGTTTCAGATGTGTTGGAACCTGTAATGCTCCTCCTCAATGCCATTCCTCGGGTGATCCTCGCCCCCCTCTTCGTTATCTGGTTGGGCATTGGCCTGGCCTCCAAGGTGGCCCTTAGTCTAGTCCTGGTGGCAGTCCTTATCTTCTTCGCTGTCTTTGGCGGCGTGAAGCAGGTGGACCCAAGGCTGGTGGAAAGGGTTAGAACCCTAGGGGGAAACCAATACTGGCTTCTCAAGGAGGTCTACCTCCCCTCCATCGCCGCCTGGGTCCTCTCGTCCTTGAAGGTAGCGGTGGGCTTTGCCTTTACAGGGGCGGTGGTGGGTGAGTTCGTGGCTGCCAGCCAAGGCCTTGGCTACCTTCTTTCCTTTGCCCAAACCACGTATAACGCTAAGCTCAGCCTGGCCTTGATCACCCTCATCGTGGCCTTCGTTCTTCTTCTTTTCGCCTTCTTCAACCGTCTAGAAGCCTCGCTGCTACGCTGGCGTCCTCAAGCTTCCCAAGGCACACCTGGTTAG
- a CDS encoding universal stress protein, whose protein sequence is MFKTILLAYDGSEHAKRAARIAKMEAEAHGARLVVVHVYEPVPDYLGEPFFQEALKRRLERAEKVLAEAVGLTGVPREDALLLEGRPAEAILEAAIGERADLIVMGTRGLGAIGSLFLGSQSQKVLAEAPCPVLLVR, encoded by the coding sequence ATGTTCAAGACCATCCTCCTAGCCTATGACGGTTCGGAGCATGCTAAGCGGGCGGCGAGGATAGCCAAGATGGAAGCCGAGGCCCATGGGGCCAGGCTGGTGGTGGTTCATGTCTATGAGCCTGTCCCCGACTACCTGGGAGAGCCCTTCTTCCAGGAGGCCTTGAAAAGGCGGCTGGAGCGGGCGGAAAAAGTCCTGGCGGAGGCTGTGGGCCTCACGGGAGTGCCCCGGGAGGATGCCCTTCTCCTCGAGGGACGCCCTGCGGAGGCCATCCTGGAAGCCGCCATAGGGGAGCGGGCTGACCTCATCGTCATGGGTACCCGGGGCCTGGGGGCGATTGGCAGCCTTTTCTTGGGAAGCCAAAGCCAGAAGGTGTTGGCAGAGGCCCCTTGCCCCGTGCTCCTGGTGCGCTAA